In Planctomycetaceae bacterium, the following are encoded in one genomic region:
- a CDS encoding putative sugar nucleotidyl transferase, with the protein MRFFLFEDSGTDALFPLALTRPVFELICGRESLRRRVQRWFPRADWGARVRPWLQEVYREEHPDSHVNDLAWLAEQPVLMMNGRWMPERHLNEVDVTMDNAGFIDGHLTWIALAPEEARLLCDDGFHETLLGIARSRRVVEASGIMIRRPWDLVNHNGVQLDRDFMDEGVSQISPAPHVQCLGDPGDVYISEQSEIDPYVVIDARHGPVSIDRDVQIQSFTRIEGPCHITRGTKVFRALIHGGTTIGATCRAGGEIENSILHACVNKYHEGFLGHSYICPWVNIGAISSTSDLKNDYTSVQVPLQGELIDSGLMKVGSFIGDHTKTAIDSMFNVGSSLGVMTVVLPGGRLLPRNIPSFCNVSFGELAADWPLEKSIETARQAMARRDCELTPAMATLFRTLYDMTADERTAALNRAIQNRISRT; encoded by the coding sequence ATGCGATTTTTCCTGTTTGAAGATTCCGGCACCGACGCTCTATTCCCGCTGGCTTTGACAAGACCGGTTTTTGAACTGATCTGCGGTCGCGAAAGTCTGCGACGACGAGTGCAGCGCTGGTTTCCACGAGCCGACTGGGGGGCTCGCGTACGTCCGTGGCTGCAGGAGGTCTATCGGGAAGAGCACCCGGATTCTCATGTGAACGATCTGGCCTGGCTTGCCGAACAACCCGTGCTGATGATGAACGGCCGGTGGATGCCGGAACGCCATCTGAACGAAGTCGATGTGACGATGGACAACGCGGGATTCATCGACGGGCATCTGACATGGATCGCGCTGGCGCCGGAAGAGGCCCGCCTGCTCTGCGACGATGGTTTTCACGAAACGCTGCTGGGAATCGCTCGCAGCCGGCGCGTCGTTGAGGCGTCCGGAATCATGATTCGCAGGCCGTGGGATCTGGTGAACCACAATGGCGTTCAACTGGATCGTGACTTCATGGACGAAGGCGTCTCGCAGATTTCTCCGGCACCACATGTGCAGTGCCTTGGTGATCCGGGCGACGTCTACATTTCCGAACAGTCGGAGATCGACCCGTACGTGGTCATTGACGCCCGCCACGGGCCGGTGTCCATTGATCGCGATGTCCAGATTCAGTCATTCACGCGAATCGAAGGGCCGTGCCATATTACTCGCGGCACCAAAGTGTTTCGGGCGCTGATTCACGGCGGCACAACCATTGGCGCAACGTGCCGTGCCGGAGGCGAAATTGAAAACTCCATCCTGCACGCCTGTGTCAACAAGTACCACGAAGGTTTCCTGGGACACAGCTATATCTGTCCGTGGGTCAACATTGGAGCAATCTCATCAACGTCCGACCTGAAGAACGATTACACATCGGTCCAGGTGCCGCTGCAGGGCGAATTGATTGATTCGGGGCTGATGAAGGTCGGATCGTTTATTGGTGACCACACCAAGACTGCGATTGACAGCATGTTCAATGTGGGTTCGTCACTGGGAGTCATGACGGTTGTGCTGCCCGGCGGCCGACTGCTGCCTCGGAATATCCCTTCCTTCTGCAACGTCAGCTTCGGCGAACTGGCGGCCGACTGGCCTCTCGAAAAGAGTATCGAGACGGCTCGTCAGGCCATGGCGCGCCGCGACTGCGAGCTGACACCGGCGATGGCAACGCTCTTCCGAACGCTGTACGACATGACCGCCGACGAACGGACGGCTGCACTGAATCGGGCGATTCAGAATCGCATCAGTCGAACATGA
- a CDS encoding methyltransferase, giving the protein MPTRSKTHKSSRRVTVPSPPRGIPDRLLLNATDEILPPKGLLVLVSGTALAKHLVNLRRDVAWTIFTPEHFYLDAVVRALNEDDSGDESPEEDLPQVDLFCMPDLPEGEFDTVVFATEARSVAELTRDLLQQIADRLKPNGRLIISTDNPRDHWLHEQLRTMFGRTTVKKDKRGTCYIARKGAGPKKRREFRAEFAFRDGETLIRCASRPGVFSHRRVDAGARALLRSLELLNDASTKGIMSPRRIVELGCGCGAVAVAAALRFPEASVLAVDSHARAVQSTEQTARLNNAANVAVMLTSNGILPHAGTYELFLTNPPYYSDFRISELFLQSAEAALTPGGRLHLVTKLTEWHRNRMTEIFGNVDVHRYGDYDVLCSVR; this is encoded by the coding sequence ATGCCTACTCGTTCGAAAACTCACAAATCGTCCCGACGCGTGACTGTTCCGTCGCCGCCGCGCGGGATTCCTGACCGGCTGCTCCTGAATGCGACCGACGAGATTCTGCCGCCAAAAGGACTTCTGGTACTGGTCAGCGGCACCGCTCTGGCAAAGCATCTGGTGAACCTGCGGCGCGACGTTGCGTGGACGATTTTCACGCCCGAGCACTTCTATCTGGATGCAGTTGTCCGGGCATTGAACGAAGATGACTCCGGCGACGAATCCCCGGAGGAAGATCTGCCGCAGGTGGATCTGTTCTGCATGCCGGATCTGCCCGAAGGGGAATTTGACACGGTCGTCTTCGCCACCGAAGCTCGTTCCGTCGCCGAACTGACTCGCGACCTGCTGCAGCAGATTGCCGACCGCCTGAAGCCAAATGGTCGGCTGATCATCTCCACCGACAATCCCAGAGACCACTGGCTTCACGAACAGCTCCGGACGATGTTCGGCCGCACAACGGTGAAGAAGGACAAACGCGGCACCTGTTACATCGCTCGAAAGGGCGCGGGGCCGAAGAAGCGCAGGGAGTTTCGAGCGGAGTTTGCATTCCGCGACGGTGAGACACTGATCCGCTGCGCGTCGCGGCCCGGCGTCTTCAGTCATCGTCGAGTGGACGCAGGCGCGCGGGCCTTGTTGCGTTCGCTGGAGCTGCTGAACGATGCCTCCACGAAGGGGATCATGTCGCCCCGCCGAATTGTGGAACTCGGCTGCGGCTGTGGAGCTGTCGCGGTCGCCGCGGCGCTGCGATTTCCGGAGGCGTCCGTACTGGCCGTCGACAGCCACGCGCGAGCCGTTCAGTCGACGGAGCAGACCGCACGGCTGAACAATGCCGCAAACGTCGCCGTGATGCTGACGTCCAACGGCATTCTTCCGCATGCCGGAACATACGAACTGTTCCTGACGAATCCGCCGTATTACTCCGACTTCCGAATTTCCGAACTGTTCCTTCAGTCGGCCGAAGCAGCATTGACGCCGGGAGGGCGTCTGCACCTGGTGACAAAACTGACGGAATGGCACAGGAATCGAATGACGGAAATCTTTGGCAACGTCGACGTTCATCGCTACGGCGACTACGACGTGCTGTGTTCCGTCCGCTGA
- a CDS encoding redoxin domain-containing protein codes for MHLFEFRRIGNLLILTAIAWICVSGRSALTAADLPIADFSLQTHRGQRTSLNDFADRKLIVIAFLGTQCPLAKLYGPRLAELHGEYSDRGVAFVGINSNTQDSITEITAYVNRHEIPFPVLKDPGNRVADQFGAERTPEVFVLDQNRKVRYRGRIDDQYLVGLSRDRVRRRDLAIAIEELLSGNEASVTETEAIGCHIGRIQKVEPTGDVTYANQISRIFNSRCLECHRDGQIAPFSLAGYADTIGWEDTILEVIADNRMPPWYANPDHGTFRNDARLSDDEKQLIRTWVENGMPEGDPSQLPDPPEFATGWRMPQPDQVIAMSDEAFTVPATGVVNYQYFSVDPGWTEDKFVTAAEARPDNFGVVHHIIAYAIPPGDEEERKKQRTMLVGYAPGATPNVLDDGIAMYIPAGSTLLFEMHYTPNGSQQSDRSHIGLKFTEKKNVRKLLQGRVAMEADFEIPAGASNHEVTAEYRARRDELLLCMTPHMHVRGRSFRFEAFYPDGGQEILLDVPKYDFNWQLNYRLSEPKLLPKGTRILCTAAFDNSDANPVNPDPGRSVRWGDQSWEEMMIGFLDVVEPDAAASASSAEH; via the coding sequence ATGCATTTGTTTGAGTTCCGCCGAATCGGAAATCTCCTGATTCTGACAGCGATCGCCTGGATCTGTGTATCGGGCAGGTCGGCGCTGACCGCCGCCGATTTGCCGATCGCAGATTTTTCGCTTCAGACCCATCGCGGTCAGCGTACATCACTAAACGATTTCGCGGACCGGAAATTGATTGTCATCGCTTTTCTGGGAACCCAGTGTCCGCTGGCAAAACTGTACGGGCCCAGACTGGCGGAACTGCATGGGGAATACAGTGACAGAGGTGTCGCGTTTGTGGGGATTAATTCGAATACTCAGGACAGCATCACCGAAATCACGGCCTACGTGAATCGGCACGAGATTCCGTTTCCCGTCCTGAAGGATCCCGGAAACCGCGTCGCCGACCAATTCGGCGCGGAACGGACGCCCGAAGTCTTCGTGCTGGACCAGAATCGAAAGGTGCGATACCGGGGCAGAATTGACGACCAGTACCTTGTCGGATTGTCGCGTGACAGGGTCCGGCGACGTGACCTGGCGATCGCCATTGAAGAACTGCTGTCCGGCAACGAAGCCAGCGTCACGGAAACAGAAGCCATCGGCTGTCACATCGGACGTATTCAGAAGGTCGAACCGACCGGAGACGTGACGTACGCGAATCAGATTTCGCGGATTTTCAACAGTCGCTGTCTGGAATGTCATCGTGACGGTCAGATTGCTCCATTCTCACTGGCTGGCTATGCCGACACGATCGGCTGGGAAGACACCATTCTGGAAGTGATCGCCGACAATCGGATGCCGCCGTGGTACGCGAATCCCGACCATGGAACTTTCCGGAACGACGCACGCCTCAGCGATGACGAAAAGCAGCTGATCCGAACGTGGGTGGAAAACGGGATGCCGGAAGGTGATCCGTCGCAGCTTCCGGATCCCCCGGAGTTCGCGACCGGGTGGCGAATGCCGCAGCCGGACCAGGTGATCGCCATGAGTGACGAAGCTTTCACCGTGCCGGCGACGGGAGTTGTCAACTATCAGTACTTTTCGGTTGACCCTGGCTGGACGGAAGACAAATTCGTGACGGCCGCGGAGGCGCGGCCGGACAATTTCGGTGTTGTCCACCACATCATCGCCTACGCGATTCCGCCGGGAGATGAAGAAGAACGAAAGAAGCAGCGAACGATGCTGGTGGGATACGCTCCCGGAGCGACTCCAAACGTGCTGGACGACGGAATCGCAATGTACATTCCCGCGGGCAGCACACTGCTTTTCGAAATGCACTACACGCCGAATGGTTCACAGCAGTCCGATCGAAGCCACATCGGCCTGAAGTTCACGGAAAAGAAGAACGTTCGAAAACTGCTGCAGGGCCGTGTGGCCATGGAAGCGGATTTCGAGATTCCGGCCGGCGCTTCCAACCACGAAGTCACGGCTGAATACCGTGCCCGTCGCGATGAACTGCTGCTGTGCATGACGCCTCACATGCACGTCCGCGGCAGGTCGTTTCGCTTTGAGGCGTTCTATCCGGATGGAGGGCAGGAGATTCTGCTGGACGTTCCAAAGTACGACTTCAACTGGCAGTTGAACTACCGGTTGTCCGAACCAAAGCTGCTGCCAAAGGGAACTCGTATCCTCTGTACGGCGGCGTTTGACAACTCCGACGCCAATCCGGTGAATCCCGATCCCGGTCGATCTGTTCGCTGGGGTGATCAGAGCTGGGAAGAAATGATGATTGGATTCCTCGACGTTGTGGAACCCGACGCGGCAGCGAGCGCTTCGTCAGCCGAGCATTGA
- a CDS encoding tetratricopeptide repeat protein, which produces MKANPTSAFVRRVLAIVVCLIVLSGTASPDPASTVADEASDEFNLGVGLYRKQRFDLAAETFGGFLKQFPDHPRTNLARLYYALSLNLLEQYEPAREQFAAFITADPDSANIADARYRLGECSYYLKDYDASVRQLQQYLELHSGHTQNNWARLLLGDSYAELQQWSKAQNTLRELLALKPDPQLQADAGFALARALDGAGQHDEAVATYRRLAENTTPAVAVDALTRQGIMLFRQEKYLEASAAYDQILERFADSDRATAAALNSGMAQYRVKDFESAINRFRKVPPDSEYAARAALMTGLSLQSLGRTDAAREELDRALTAAGDTSLAPEIVFERAELERVDGRIAEAAQMYEDLADRWPDDNRVADSLFNAAELHLDLNQIPTARRLLDRLESDHSASGMDSRAGVLEGRILLTENKAEQAISVLQPIARAAADADNRTPVFGQYYLLRAFHEAGRHEDALAEMERLRPSLLKPEFAHLNGALATAAMSSLQLERYEAVQNYADQFLSSGTGSRQTPDVLAARAVAAAHLDRFDVAAADVLTLSKEYPDRPQTWTAILQSANVAMQRENNKAAVVFFEAAAGRRQEPLVREAGLSGQAWSQYRLEQFDKAAETFGTLADEFPESGQAAEAAFMRANSLHDAGQDDQAITAALDVFTRLSDEPAQPANPSDQDKRRRFAFDSGQLAARLLGRAGRVEEADATWEKIITQLKPAESQDQILDEWAWINLSNGRYARSDEIYRRLLEQFPGSKFAGHARLSLAESEMAANRFDQAEREFRAILSTPEYGDVEKQNAVFHLIEINAGNRNWNQVREYGDQFLAKYPESPQAANATLLHAEALLNLNEFAQAEKELQQLRMAVVDGRVEAGEWTERIWVVLAELALASKRYTEIDPIVAELESRAPQSRFLFQTHDVQGRRWKFQAEPDFARAREYFQKVTQDPVCRGTETAARCQFLLAETLLLQSDVDNHLNLARKEFLRVVTNYAYDEWRGRALYQAAQCEEALKLKDAAIRSYEELLKDFPTSEYVDRARERLAVLKAAAS; this is translated from the coding sequence CGGCGGAGACGTTCGGCGGCTTCCTGAAGCAGTTTCCCGACCATCCCCGCACGAATCTGGCGCGCCTGTACTACGCTTTGTCGTTGAACCTGCTCGAACAATACGAGCCGGCGCGCGAGCAGTTTGCCGCGTTCATCACCGCCGATCCGGACAGTGCGAACATTGCCGACGCAAGATATCGCCTTGGTGAATGCAGCTATTATCTGAAGGACTACGACGCCTCCGTCCGACAGCTTCAGCAGTATCTGGAGCTGCACTCCGGCCATACGCAGAACAACTGGGCACGGCTGCTTCTGGGTGATTCGTATGCCGAACTGCAGCAGTGGAGCAAAGCCCAGAATACGCTGCGCGAGTTGCTGGCGCTAAAGCCGGATCCGCAGTTGCAGGCCGACGCCGGGTTCGCTCTGGCACGAGCGCTGGATGGCGCCGGGCAGCACGACGAGGCAGTCGCGACGTATCGCAGGCTGGCCGAGAACACGACTCCGGCGGTCGCCGTCGACGCACTGACTCGCCAGGGAATCATGCTGTTCCGTCAGGAGAAATACCTCGAAGCGTCGGCGGCTTACGACCAGATTCTGGAACGTTTTGCGGATTCCGATCGAGCGACGGCGGCGGCACTGAATTCCGGCATGGCGCAGTATCGCGTGAAGGACTTCGAAAGCGCCATCAACCGCTTCCGCAAAGTTCCGCCGGATTCGGAGTATGCGGCAAGAGCAGCGTTGATGACCGGGCTTTCGCTGCAGTCTCTGGGACGCACCGATGCGGCTCGCGAAGAGCTGGATCGGGCACTCACCGCCGCCGGCGATACTTCTCTGGCACCGGAAATTGTGTTTGAACGAGCCGAGCTGGAACGCGTGGACGGACGGATTGCGGAAGCGGCGCAGATGTACGAAGACCTGGCCGATCGCTGGCCTGACGACAACCGGGTTGCCGACAGCCTGTTTAACGCCGCGGAACTTCATCTGGACCTGAATCAGATTCCAACCGCGCGACGTCTGCTGGATCGACTGGAAAGCGACCACTCCGCGTCCGGCATGGACAGCCGTGCGGGCGTCTTGGAAGGACGAATCCTGCTGACGGAAAACAAGGCCGAACAGGCAATCTCCGTACTGCAGCCGATTGCACGGGCCGCGGCTGATGCCGACAACCGTACTCCCGTCTTCGGTCAGTACTATCTGCTGCGGGCATTCCACGAAGCGGGGAGGCACGAGGACGCTCTGGCGGAAATGGAAAGACTGCGGCCCAGTCTTTTGAAGCCGGAGTTCGCGCACCTGAACGGAGCACTTGCCACAGCCGCGATGAGCAGCCTGCAGCTGGAACGTTACGAAGCCGTGCAGAACTATGCCGATCAGTTCTTGTCGTCCGGCACCGGCAGCCGTCAGACTCCGGATGTCCTTGCCGCGCGAGCCGTGGCTGCCGCGCATCTGGACCGGTTTGACGTTGCGGCAGCGGATGTCCTGACATTGTCGAAGGAGTACCCGGACCGGCCTCAGACATGGACTGCCATCCTGCAATCCGCCAACGTCGCCATGCAGCGGGAAAACAACAAGGCAGCAGTTGTGTTTTTCGAAGCCGCCGCCGGGCGCCGTCAGGAACCGCTTGTTCGCGAAGCGGGGCTGTCAGGCCAGGCGTGGAGCCAGTACCGGCTGGAGCAGTTCGACAAGGCCGCGGAGACTTTCGGAACTCTGGCCGACGAGTTTCCGGAATCAGGCCAGGCCGCCGAAGCTGCGTTCATGCGCGCCAACAGCCTGCACGACGCCGGGCAGGATGACCAGGCCATCACCGCCGCGCTGGACGTCTTCACAAGGCTCAGCGACGAACCTGCTCAGCCCGCGAATCCGTCCGACCAGGACAAGCGCCGCAGGTTCGCGTTTGATTCCGGTCAACTGGCGGCACGCCTGCTGGGCCGCGCCGGTCGAGTTGAAGAGGCCGACGCGACCTGGGAAAAAATCATCACACAACTGAAACCCGCCGAATCGCAGGACCAGATCCTGGATGAATGGGCGTGGATCAATCTGTCCAATGGCCGGTACGCTCGATCGGATGAAATCTATCGCCGACTGCTGGAACAGTTTCCCGGCAGCAAATTCGCCGGCCACGCACGTCTTTCGCTGGCCGAAAGTGAAATGGCGGCAAACCGTTTTGATCAGGCTGAGCGCGAGTTCCGTGCTATTCTCAGCACTCCTGAATATGGCGACGTCGAAAAACAAAACGCCGTCTTCCATCTGATCGAAATCAATGCCGGAAACCGCAACTGGAACCAGGTGCGGGAATACGGCGATCAGTTCCTTGCGAAGTATCCGGAAAGTCCTCAGGCGGCAAATGCCACGCTGCTGCATGCCGAAGCGCTGCTGAATCTCAACGAATTCGCGCAGGCCGAAAAGGAACTGCAGCAGCTTCGAATGGCTGTTGTGGACGGCAGAGTGGAGGCCGGAGAATGGACGGAACGGATCTGGGTGGTTCTTGCGGAGCTGGCTCTGGCCTCAAAGCGATACACCGAGATCGACCCCATTGTCGCCGAACTGGAGTCCAGAGCTCCGCAGTCCCGCTTTCTGTTTCAGACGCATGATGTCCAGGGGCGGCGCTGGAAATTTCAGGCCGAACCGGACTTTGCAAGGGCTCGCGAGTACTTTCAGAAAGTGACGCAGGATCCCGTCTGTCGGGGAACGGAAACAGCCGCGCGGTGCCAGTTTCTGCTCGCTGAGACGCTGTTGCTGCAAAGCGACGTGGACAACCACCTGAACCTGGCTCGCAAGGAGTTTCTTCGCGTGGTGACAAACTACGCCTACGACGAATGGCGCGGACGTGCTCTCTATCAGGCCGCGCAATGCGAGGAAGCACTGAAGCTGAAGGACGCAGCAATTCGAAGCTATGAAGAACTGCTGAAGGACTTCCCGACGTCCGAATACGTTGACCGGGCTCGCGAGCGGCTTGCCGTTCTGAAGGCAGCGGCGTCGTAG
- a CDS encoding ParB/RepB/Spo0J family partition protein codes for MEAYATEQNGTEKPVFKRRLGRGLNALLGSDSTGEPRPGEPAAPVQLYSPCADEISLELIERNPFQPRREFDQAAIDELADSIRKHGVLQPLLVRPRGEGYQLVAGERRWRAAQQVGLEMIPCRVVELEDNQVCEAAIEENLKRQDLNVLEKAEAFRDYLERFGGTIEDLAKQLSMSRSTVSNMMRLLELPEVVKEAVRQDRISGGHARAMLPLSHDAQAELARQIEEKGLSVRKTEEAVRQILKSGTTSPESPAQASPAPPEASAHVVSLQNSLRDQFGAKVEIRLKKQDSGQIVIHFTSNDDFERIIGRLRKVA; via the coding sequence ATGGAAGCTTACGCGACGGAACAGAATGGCACCGAAAAGCCTGTCTTCAAGCGGCGGCTGGGGCGGGGCCTGAATGCTTTGCTGGGCAGTGACAGCACCGGGGAACCGCGGCCCGGCGAACCGGCAGCGCCAGTGCAGTTGTATTCTCCCTGTGCCGACGAAATCAGTCTGGAACTGATTGAACGCAACCCGTTTCAGCCCCGGCGGGAGTTTGATCAGGCGGCCATCGACGAACTCGCGGACAGCATTCGGAAGCACGGAGTCTTGCAGCCGCTGCTGGTCCGTCCTCGGGGAGAAGGCTATCAGTTGGTCGCCGGTGAACGTCGCTGGCGAGCCGCGCAACAGGTGGGGCTGGAAATGATTCCCTGCCGTGTCGTTGAACTTGAAGACAATCAGGTCTGCGAGGCAGCGATCGAGGAGAATCTGAAGCGTCAGGACCTGAACGTGCTGGAGAAGGCCGAAGCGTTTCGCGACTACCTTGAACGATTCGGCGGCACGATTGAGGACCTGGCAAAACAGCTTAGCATGAGCCGGTCGACGGTCAGCAACATGATGCGGCTGCTGGAACTTCCCGAAGTCGTGAAGGAAGCTGTTCGACAGGACCGCATTTCCGGCGGCCACGCTCGGGCGATGCTGCCATTGTCCCACGACGCTCAGGCGGAACTTGCTCGACAGATCGAGGAGAAAGGGCTGTCCGTTCGCAAGACGGAAGAAGCCGTGCGACAGATTCTGAAGTCCGGCACGACCAGTCCGGAATCGCCGGCCCAGGCATCCCCTGCACCGCCGGAAGCGTCGGCTCATGTTGTGTCACTTCAGAACTCGCTCCGTGACCAGTTTGGGGCGAAGGTTGAGATCCGGCTGAAGAAGCAGGATTCCGGCCAGATCGTGATTCACTTCACTTCGAACGACGACTTCGAGCGAATCATCGGGCGCTTGCGGAAAGTGGCATAG